CATTCCCTAAATTTTGGTAACAATTGATACAAAGAGTATTTCCTGATGCAATCATTTTCTTGACACAATTTTGCCTTTTTTGTTTCAATCAATATATATTGCTTTTTTTGTTTATTGGAGGATTTTATGATGATAAATAATTTACAATATTTCATTGCTAACAGAATAAAAATGTTAGAATTAAGTTTGTAATAATGAACCATGCAAACCCCTGAACAATATCTTTTCACTTATATAGACACAAAAGGTAATGTAAATAAACCTGTACATATTGATTATCTTAACTATAAAATGAGGTCTGTGGAGAATCGACATAAGTTGAGACATGCTACACCGCATATGTTACGCCACACTGGAGCAACACTAGCTAAACAAGCAGGTACTTCCATTGAAGTAATTTCTGAAGCTCTAACTCATAGCGATACATCAACTACAAAATCGTATATAAATACATCTAACGTAGGCCCAATTGCAATGGGAGAAATCGCCTATCGAAACCTTAAAAAAATTTAGGGGAAATTTTAGGGGAAACTTTTCAAAAAATCACGAAAAAAGCACCCGTAGGGGAAACCCTGCGAGTGCCTTGAAACGTTGATATATCGCGGTATATTAACGTTTTGAGAATTGTGAAGCTTTACGTGCTTTCTTAAGACCTGGTTGGAGCATTGTTTATTTCAACTAATTTTAAAAGCCTTTAGAATCAACGTTTTTACGGGTTTTCAAAACTTAATATTTCATCCAATTTCAACTAATTTCATCAAAATAAGGTAAATTTTCAAGCAAAATAAGCAAAATCGAACCAGAAAATATAAAAGTTTACCTTACTATTGATTCTAGAAAATGCACCACCCCAAAGTATTCATTTTTAATTTTCACACATTCTATGTATAATATAGTTACAAAATTGGGAGGCGTAGCTAATGAATGTTCCACTGAGTATCAGTACTACAAAAGTTTGCAAAGAGGAACCGAATGTAGAAACCAGCATTCTCAAAGCTGGGCCAACTTTTGACTTTGACAAAGAATTAGAAAATGCTAGGAATCAATACGATGAATTATTGAAAGAATTAGCGGATAAGTGAAAAAAAGTGGTTATCGACCTGATTGTTGATAACCGCTTTTTCTGTATTCTACTGTATTCTACTGTATTCTACTGTATTCTACTGTATTCTACTGTATTCTACTGTATTCTACTGTATTCTACTGTATTCTACTGTATTCTACTGTATTCTACTGTATTCTACTGTATTCTACTGTATTCTACTGTATTCTACTGTATTCTACTGTATTCTACTGTATTCTACTGTATTCTACTGTATTCTACTGTATTCTACTGTATTCTACTGTATTCTACTGTATTCTACTGTATTCTACTGTATTCTACTGTATTCTACTGTATTCTACTGTATTCTACTGTATTCTACTGTATTCTACTGTATTCTTATTACTAATAGTATCCTGACTGCAATCATTTATCAACTAAAAGATAATACTGATTGCGGTCATTCTTACTTGAACCAAACCAAGTAATGATTTCTAGGTCACGAAGATTATGAAGTAATTTAACAACAAATGATCGACTCCTACCTGTAAGCTCAATAGCTTTTGCGGTTGTCATTTTATTGCCTGAGTTATACATATAGTGGACAATCAATTGCTCGTCTGCTGTTAATTCACCAAAATCAGAGAACTGTTTTTCCAAGCTGTCTCTTGTACGGAGATGTCGGCTGACAATGTTGTTCTCAAGCGCCAGGACAACCTTATTCCCAGGTTCTGAGAATTTAGGTTCATGGAGAAAAGCAGATTCCATCTCAGAATAGATACGCTTTACTCCTTCATTCATCTCACGTACCCAACCGAACTCTGTCAAGGTTCTGGCAATGCGAGGGTTTCGTGAAAATCGTTCATGCTTGATATTGTCAACGGTAACGATATTGGGTAATTTCCCTGGGCTATGAATCTCTAGTCGATCATCAAACATAAGCACACGAATGTGATCGCCATAGACGGAATAATCACGGTGCGTTACAGCATTGACAACACCTTCAAACCAAGCAAATTCAGGATACTCAGGTAAAATTTTGAATTGCCCACTGTCATCCAAATACTGAAATTCCCGAAGCTGGGTGCGAATAAAATCTCGAACTTTGATAATCAAGGTAGACAAAACACCGTCAAATAGTGTCACAATAAAGAAAAAGGAATGATAAACCACTCCCCCTTCTTTAACTATAAAATCTTAATCAATGTCTATTTCTAGTCATCAAAACCAATAAAAGTAATCAAATCATTCTCCTGAATTATTTCAGCAAAATTCATAACTGGTAATGTATATACTGGGAATTGATTCCCTAAATTGGTCAACGCAGAAATATAGGTGCGCACATAAGGGTAGAGAATAGCTACAGCATTCTTCCCTAAAACATCTTTTAAATCATTATTTGTTTCAAAATCTTCTGACTGATAACCATAGATTCCTCTAACAGAAACTTTACAAGTAAAAGGAATGTGTTTTTCTGATTCTTCTTCCAATTCACCTAAGGCAACATTGATGATGACATAGGCTTTTTCTTGAGATTTATTTATACCGATTTCTGCAGAAAACGATACAGGCATACTCAGTTTTTCCTCTGTATTTTCAAATAAATCATTAACCCTGTAATAAGATTCATCAATTACATAATTTTCAAATGATATAACTGCCACTATGCTACCTGCCCTCCAGTTAGTTGATAATCAATAAAACTAGGCATTGTGTTTGAGTATTCTTTTGTTTTTACAGTTGGTTCTGAAAAATTTTTCTTATCAAAAGTTTCTAGTTTGTATTGGCTATTTTTAAATGATTGCATTTCAATCGGGGTCTTTGCATGAGTTTTAATGATCTCAACAATCTCATCAATTGCTTCTTGAGGAAACCAGGAATCAACATCAAGAATTGAATCGTCTAAAATAATATTTTTATATGTCATTATTCTACCTCCTTAGTAGCTTCCCAATTTATTGCGTCAGTATTTCTCAAACAAAGTTCTCGACCATTTGGAAAATTAGATAATGTACTTCTTGAACTATAAAAAGGTGTATAGGTGTCTTTCACAACCCCATCAACCTGAATTTTTAGCCCATGCTGAATAAGATACTCTATAAATATACCATCCAAATTAGCCCGTCTCAACGAATTAGTCTCTTTGAAAGTCGTCAAACTCTGTTCTATTTTCCGATATAGCTTATCACGAAGCTTTACAAATCGTTTAAA
The sequence above is a segment of the Streptococcus suis genome. Coding sequences within it:
- a CDS encoding protein-export chaperone SecB, producing MAVISFENYVIDESYYRVNDLFENTEEKLSMPVSFSAEIGINKSQEKAYVIINVALGELEEESEKHIPFTCKVSVRGIYGYQSEDFETNNDLKDVLGKNAVAILYPYVRTYISALTNLGNQFPVYTLPVMNFAEIIQENDLITFIGFDD